The sequence CCCATCTGGTGAGCCCGGCGATGGCTGCCGCCGCCGCGGTGACCGGTCGTTTCGTCGATGTTCGTGAATTGATCCAGGCCTGAGGAGACCGACATGAAAGCATTCACCCAGCACACCGGTCTCGTCGCGCCGCTCGACCGCGCGAATGTCGACACCGATCAGATCATTCCGAAGCAGTTCCTCAAGTCGATCAAGCGTACCGGCTTTGGCCAGAACCTGTTCGATGAGTGGCGTTATCTGGATGTCGGGCAGCCCAACCAGGATTGCTCGAATCGTCCGGTGAACCACGAGTTCGTGCTCAACTTCCCGCGCTACCAGGGGGCCAGCGTACTGCTCGCCCGTGAGAACTTCGGTTGCGGCTCATCGCGCGAGCATGCGCCCTGGGCGCTGGAAGAGTATGGCTTTCGCACGATCATCGCGCCGAGCTTTGCCGATAT is a genomic window of Stutzerimonas stutzeri containing:
- the leuD gene encoding 3-isopropylmalate dehydratase small subunit; this translates as MKAFTQHTGLVAPLDRANVDTDQIIPKQFLKSIKRTGFGQNLFDEWRYLDVGQPNQDCSNRPVNHEFVLNFPRYQGASVLLARENFGCGSSREHAPWALEEYGFRTIIAPSFADIFYNNSFKNGLLPIVLKEQEVDELFEQAEATEGYQLTVDLNAQTVTRPDGKQYGFEVDAFRKHCLLNGLDDIGLTLQDADAIKAFETRHQASQPWLFGAIR